A genomic segment from Dietzia psychralcaliphila encodes:
- a CDS encoding crotonase/enoyl-CoA hydratase family protein produces the protein MSETTSATPGQYSSVRIEKGVRDPYVAQVTLIGPGPHNGMGPDFWAEMPRVMAELDADPEVRAAVIAGEGRNFSYGLDLMAMMPQFMEFLPQDKTPDASRNERILDFVENMRRAIDSVAAARTPTVAAVQGRCIGGAVDLISACDVRHGAADSTYSIREVKVGIVADMGSLARLPHIIGQGLTRELALTGRDIDAEAALRYGLVTHVADDAAGVLDSAHATAAEIAGNPPLVVRGTREVLNRGIEGQIYENNRYVATWNAGFLASADMMEAISATFEKREARFTGR, from the coding sequence ATGAGCGAAACCACCTCAGCCACGCCTGGTCAGTACTCGTCCGTCCGCATCGAGAAGGGGGTCCGGGACCCGTACGTCGCCCAGGTGACGCTCATCGGACCCGGCCCCCACAACGGCATGGGCCCCGACTTCTGGGCGGAGATGCCCCGAGTGATGGCCGAGCTCGACGCCGATCCGGAGGTCCGCGCGGCCGTCATCGCCGGAGAGGGCCGCAACTTCTCCTACGGGCTGGATCTGATGGCGATGATGCCGCAGTTCATGGAGTTCCTGCCCCAGGACAAGACCCCCGACGCCTCCAGGAACGAGCGGATCCTGGACTTCGTGGAGAACATGCGGCGGGCCATCGACTCGGTCGCGGCGGCCCGTACGCCCACCGTGGCCGCCGTTCAGGGCCGCTGCATCGGTGGCGCGGTGGACCTGATCTCGGCGTGCGATGTCCGCCACGGCGCGGCCGACTCCACCTATTCGATCCGTGAGGTCAAGGTGGGCATCGTCGCAGACATGGGCTCGCTCGCTCGGCTGCCCCACATCATCGGCCAGGGTCTGACCAGGGAGCTCGCCCTGACGGGACGGGACATCGACGCCGAGGCCGCCCTGCGTTACGGGCTGGTCACCCACGTTGCCGACGACGCCGCCGGCGTGCTGGACTCGGCCCACGCCACCGCCGCCGAGATCGCGGGCAACCCGCCGCTCGTCGTGCGCGGAACCCGAGAGGTGCTGAACCGCGGCATCGAGGGGCAGATCTACGAGAACAACCGCTACGTGGCCACGTGGAACGCGGGTTTCCTCGCCTCCGCCGACATGATGGAGGCCATCTCGGCGACGTTCGAGAAGCGCGAGGCCAGGTTCACCGGCCGCTGA
- a CDS encoding inorganic diphosphatase, with the protein MSVEVTIEIPKGSRNKYEIHHETGKIYLDRFLFTSMGYPADYGYIDHTLADDGDPCDALVLLDESVYPGVIVNSRVVGVYTMSDEAGGDDKLLCVPALDPRWEHIQDVNDVPEFELKAIEHFFLHYKDLEPGKHVTPGEWRDKAHGEKLVAEGIENFREHPEEKAEPFRG; encoded by the coding sequence GTGTCCGTCGAAGTGACCATCGAGATCCCCAAGGGTTCGCGCAACAAGTACGAGATCCACCACGAGACCGGGAAGATCTACCTCGACCGGTTCCTGTTCACCTCGATGGGCTACCCGGCCGACTACGGCTACATCGACCACACGCTGGCCGACGACGGCGACCCGTGCGACGCATTGGTCCTGCTCGACGAGTCGGTGTACCCCGGCGTGATCGTCAACTCCCGCGTCGTGGGCGTCTACACGATGTCCGACGAGGCCGGCGGCGACGACAAGCTGCTGTGCGTCCCGGCCCTGGACCCGCGCTGGGAGCACATCCAGGACGTCAACGACGTCCCGGAGTTCGAGCTCAAGGCGATCGAGCACTTCTTCCTCCACTACAAGGACCTCGAGCCGGGCAAGCACGTCACGCCCGGTGAGTGGAGGGACAAGGCCCACGGCGAGAAGCTCGTGGCCGAGGGCATCGAGAACTTCCGCGAGCACCCCGAGGAGAAGGCCGAGCCCTTCCGCGGCTGA
- the dacB gene encoding D-alanyl-D-alanine carboxypeptidase/D-alanyl-D-alanine endopeptidase, with the protein MTERRVWRERGPAWRIGVVLVVVALLVAGLVVAALLTDVEGELRGGRDASASGAPPPSPGLIAAGDDAPVPDPAALDRIMGPLASSPAVGDLTASVVDDATGQVLWERRPRDAKVPASTVKLLTAVAALSRLPADARVDTVLARGTQPDTLVVVPGGDPTMSGAADPGPLFPGAATIAQAAGVVRTAGQTPARIVVAPGPYTGSRLGPGWSPVDIAAGNIAPVQAWMLDAGRLDPADEYSPRTSEPTLAAGRALARELGIDPAEVRVSEEPVETTEEFGRVSSAPLTERVRSMLVHSDNVLAETICREVALDRDPDQKAGFGEGSAAVVETLSERGLDMSGVRLDDCSGMSAGNRLSSAALTDVLRTAAAPDATRELRDLLDALPVAAGSGTLADRFDGPSAAGAGWVRAKTGTLRETSALAGTVTSADGRTMSFALLASGTDPAVARPVLDRIAAELRSCGCR; encoded by the coding sequence GTGACCGAGCGGCGCGTGTGGCGCGAGCGGGGCCCGGCGTGGCGGATCGGGGTCGTCCTGGTGGTGGTCGCGCTGCTGGTGGCGGGCCTCGTGGTGGCGGCACTTCTCACCGATGTCGAGGGAGAACTGCGTGGCGGCCGGGACGCGTCGGCGTCCGGGGCGCCACCGCCGTCCCCCGGTCTTATCGCGGCAGGCGACGACGCGCCGGTCCCCGACCCGGCCGCCCTCGACCGGATCATGGGGCCGCTGGCCTCGTCACCGGCCGTCGGAGATCTGACCGCGAGCGTGGTGGACGACGCCACCGGGCAGGTCCTGTGGGAGCGCCGTCCCCGCGACGCCAAGGTCCCGGCCTCCACGGTCAAGCTGCTCACGGCCGTCGCCGCGCTCAGTCGCCTGCCCGCCGACGCGCGCGTCGACACCGTCCTGGCACGCGGCACCCAGCCCGACACTCTCGTGGTGGTCCCGGGCGGCGACCCCACCATGTCGGGTGCCGCCGATCCCGGCCCGCTCTTCCCGGGCGCGGCGACGATCGCGCAGGCCGCGGGGGTCGTGCGCACGGCCGGCCAGACCCCCGCACGCATCGTCGTGGCCCCGGGCCCGTACACCGGCTCGCGACTCGGACCCGGCTGGTCCCCGGTCGACATCGCGGCGGGGAACATCGCCCCCGTCCAGGCGTGGATGCTCGACGCCGGTCGCCTCGATCCGGCGGACGAGTACTCGCCCCGCACCTCCGAGCCCACGCTGGCGGCCGGCCGGGCACTGGCCCGTGAGCTGGGTATCGACCCCGCGGAGGTCCGTGTCTCGGAGGAGCCGGTGGAGACGACGGAGGAGTTCGGCCGCGTGTCCTCCGCGCCGCTCACCGAACGGGTGAGGTCGATGCTCGTCCACTCGGACAACGTGCTGGCGGAGACGATCTGCCGTGAGGTGGCGCTCGACCGGGATCCCGACCAGAAGGCAGGTTTCGGGGAGGGCAGCGCCGCCGTGGTGGAGACGCTCTCCGAGCGGGGGCTCGACATGTCCGGGGTCCGCCTCGACGATTGTTCGGGGATGAGCGCCGGCAACCGGCTCTCGTCGGCCGCCCTCACCGACGTCCTGCGCACCGCCGCCGCTCCCGATGCGACGAGGGAGTTGCGCGACCTGCTCGACGCCCTGCCCGTCGCCGCGGGTTCGGGAACCCTCGCCGACCGCTTCGACGGCCCGTCGGCGGCGGGCGCGGGGTGGGTGCGGGCCAAGACCGGCACCCTCAGGGAGACGAGCGCGCTGGCCGGGACCGTCACCAGCGCCGATGGCCGCACGATGAGTTTCGCGCTGCTGGCCTCCGGCACCGACCCGGCTGTCGCACGACCGGTCCTCGACCGGATCGCCGCCGAGCTGCGCAGCTGTGGCTGCAGGTAG
- the tilS gene encoding tRNA lysidine(34) synthetase TilS, whose product MRSGAESDRSASSGPESDRSASTGSAWTGRAWLVRAAVRAFRRAHPEVGDEVCVALSGGADSLALTAAAVTEFSAVTALVVDHGLQAGSDEVARDACRAAERLGALSRGLVVVVDPDGSGPEAAARTARYAALDAAREGRPVLLAHTLDDQAETVLLGLGRGSGARSLRGMAAWDAPWGRPLLGVRATDTRAVCRALDLDWWEDPHNVDPAFTRVRLRREVLPLLEDVLGGGVAEGLARTAELLRVDDDELDSLATSVPVSGDGGLDVSVLEPLPTAVLTRVLRRWLLAHGCPSPTYAHLTAIAALVTDWHGQGGVAVGGTGPAEPGVAGDRGRLVARRRHGRVVLEIDRASGAGT is encoded by the coding sequence ATGCGGTCCGGCGCCGAATCGGACCGCTCCGCCTCGTCCGGCCCCGAATCGGACCGCTCCGCCTCGACCGGCTCCGCATGGACCGGCCGGGCCTGGCTGGTCCGCGCGGCCGTGCGGGCCTTCCGCCGCGCCCACCCCGAGGTGGGCGACGAGGTGTGCGTGGCGCTGTCCGGGGGAGCGGACTCGCTCGCGCTCACCGCCGCCGCGGTCACCGAGTTCTCCGCCGTGACCGCCCTGGTGGTGGACCACGGACTGCAGGCCGGATCCGACGAGGTCGCCCGGGACGCGTGCCGGGCGGCCGAACGACTGGGTGCGCTGTCGCGGGGCCTCGTCGTCGTCGTCGACCCCGACGGTTCGGGCCCCGAGGCCGCCGCCCGCACCGCGCGGTACGCCGCGCTCGACGCCGCGCGCGAGGGCCGCCCGGTCCTGCTCGCCCACACCCTCGACGACCAGGCCGAGACCGTCCTGCTGGGTCTCGGCCGCGGTTCGGGCGCGCGGTCCCTGCGCGGGATGGCCGCCTGGGACGCGCCGTGGGGCCGTCCGTTGCTCGGGGTGCGGGCGACCGACACCCGCGCCGTCTGCCGCGCCCTCGACCTGGACTGGTGGGAGGACCCGCACAACGTCGACCCGGCGTTCACCCGCGTGCGACTGCGCCGCGAGGTGCTCCCCCTGCTCGAGGACGTCCTGGGGGGCGGGGTGGCGGAGGGGTTGGCGCGGACCGCGGAGCTGCTCCGGGTCGACGACGACGAGCTGGACAGCCTCGCCACGTCCGTGCCCGTCTCCGGCGACGGCGGGCTGGACGTCTCCGTCCTCGAGCCGTTGCCGACGGCTGTGCTGACCCGGGTCCTGCGTCGATGGCTGCTGGCGCACGGGTGCCCGTCGCCCACGTACGCGCACCTCACGGCGATCGCCGCGCTCGTCACGGACTGGCACGGCCAGGGGGGCGTGGCGGTCGGCGGGACCGGTCCCGCGGAGCCGGGTGTGGCGGGGGACCGGGGCAGGTTGGTCGCGCGGCGGCGGCATGGAAGGGTGGTCCTGGAGATCGACCGGGCGAGCGGAGCGGGGACGTAG
- the hpt gene encoding hypoxanthine phosphoribosyltransferase, which produces MSTDKYADEIESVLIDADVIRDRIAEMGAMIGERYRDSEQEVVLVAVLKGAAIFVSDFARALSIPSELEFMAVSSYGSSTSSSGVVRILKDLDRDIADRDVIIVEDIIDSGLTLSWLMRNLRTRNPRSLEIVTLLRKPDAVKADLDILEIGFDIPNEFVVGYGLDFSERYRDLPYIGRLHPRMYS; this is translated from the coding sequence ATGAGCACGGACAAGTACGCCGACGAGATCGAGTCGGTGCTCATCGACGCCGACGTGATCCGGGACCGGATCGCCGAGATGGGCGCGATGATCGGGGAGCGCTACCGGGACTCCGAGCAGGAGGTCGTGCTGGTCGCCGTCCTCAAGGGTGCCGCGATCTTCGTCTCCGACTTCGCCCGCGCGCTGTCCATACCGTCCGAGCTGGAGTTCATGGCGGTCAGCTCCTATGGCTCCTCGACCAGCTCCTCGGGCGTGGTGCGGATCCTCAAGGACCTCGACCGGGACATCGCCGACCGCGACGTGATCATCGTGGAGGACATCATCGACTCGGGTCTGACCCTGTCGTGGCTGATGCGCAACCTCCGGACCCGCAACCCGCGCTCGCTGGAGATCGTGACCCTGCTGCGCAAGCCCGACGCGGTCAAGGCCGACCTGGACATCCTGGAGATCGGGTTCGACATCCCCAACGAGTTCGTCGTGGGCTACGGGCTGGACTTCTCCGAGCGGTACCGCGACCTGCCGTACATCGGCCGGCTGCACCCGCGCATGTATTCCTGA
- a CDS encoding acyl-CoA synthetase yields MFPGSFAATTPDKPAVIRPATGEQITYAELEARSAQLARVLTEDWGLRPGDTIAVVSDNALEMVEIYWGALRVGLYIAAINHHLTADESSYIISDCGARALFVSASVADHVDVAPGAHPGVEHRVAFGGALEGFEDYRSLLDGKPTDPPADQPRGHDFLYSSGTTGRPKGVRVDPPEGQIDEVPDPYTPVFSFLYAFDADSVYLCPAPLYHAAPLRFCGVVNSVGGTVILMDRFDAEESLRLIEQYRVTHSQWVPTMFVRMLKLPDEVRERYDVSSMTHAIHAAAPCPPEVKRRMIEWWGPVIHEYYSATEGMGITFINSQEALERPGSVGRDGLKGIAHICDEEGRELPIGEIGTIYWQQDEGTFTYHGDPDKTASVFHPEHPNWSTFGDVGYLDEDRFLYLTDRKAFTIISGGVNIYPQEIENALALHPAVEDVAVIGIPDEEMGEKVHAVVVPAPDRVGDPDLGEKILGSLRGHVSDFKIPRAVDFVDELPRTPTGKLVKRRILDSYTSGSVS; encoded by the coding sequence ATGTTCCCAGGTTCCTTCGCCGCCACCACTCCCGACAAGCCCGCCGTCATCCGCCCCGCGACGGGCGAACAGATCACCTACGCCGAGCTCGAGGCCAGATCGGCCCAGCTCGCCCGCGTGCTCACCGAGGACTGGGGTCTGCGACCGGGGGACACCATCGCCGTGGTGTCGGACAACGCCCTGGAGATGGTCGAGATCTACTGGGGCGCGCTGCGCGTGGGCCTGTACATCGCGGCGATCAACCATCACCTGACGGCAGACGAGTCGTCGTACATCATCAGTGACTGCGGGGCGCGGGCCCTGTTCGTCTCCGCATCGGTGGCCGACCACGTCGACGTGGCCCCGGGTGCGCACCCCGGCGTGGAGCACCGCGTGGCCTTCGGCGGGGCGCTCGAGGGATTCGAGGACTACCGGTCCCTGCTCGACGGGAAACCGACCGACCCGCCCGCCGACCAGCCCCGCGGCCACGACTTCCTCTACTCCTCAGGAACCACCGGCCGGCCCAAGGGCGTGCGCGTGGACCCGCCCGAGGGGCAGATCGACGAGGTCCCCGACCCGTACACGCCGGTGTTCAGCTTCCTCTACGCCTTCGACGCCGACAGCGTCTACCTGTGCCCCGCTCCGCTCTACCACGCCGCGCCGCTGCGCTTCTGCGGCGTGGTCAACTCGGTGGGCGGGACGGTGATCCTCATGGACCGCTTCGACGCCGAGGAGTCGCTGCGGCTCATCGAGCAGTACCGGGTGACGCACTCGCAGTGGGTGCCGACGATGTTCGTGCGCATGCTCAAGCTTCCGGACGAGGTCCGCGAGCGCTACGACGTGTCCAGCATGACCCACGCGATCCACGCCGCCGCACCGTGTCCGCCCGAGGTCAAGCGCCGGATGATCGAGTGGTGGGGCCCGGTGATCCACGAGTACTACTCGGCCACCGAAGGCATGGGCATCACGTTCATCAATTCGCAGGAGGCGCTCGAGCGCCCCGGATCGGTGGGCCGCGACGGGCTCAAGGGCATCGCGCACATCTGCGACGAGGAGGGCCGCGAGCTCCCCATCGGCGAGATCGGCACCATCTACTGGCAGCAGGACGAGGGCACCTTCACCTACCACGGCGATCCGGACAAAACCGCGTCCGTCTTCCACCCCGAGCACCCCAACTGGTCCACCTTCGGTGACGTGGGGTACCTCGACGAGGACCGCTTTCTCTACCTCACCGACCGCAAGGCGTTCACCATCATCTCCGGCGGCGTGAACATCTACCCACAGGAGATCGAGAACGCGCTCGCTCTGCACCCGGCGGTCGAGGACGTGGCGGTGATCGGGATCCCGGACGAGGAGATGGGGGAGAAGGTCCACGCCGTGGTGGTGCCCGCCCCCGACCGGGTCGGTGACCCCGACCTGGGCGAGAAGATCCTCGGATCGCTCCGTGGCCATGTCTCCGACTTCAAGATTCCGCGCGCGGTGGACTTCGTCGACGAGCTGCCCCGCACCCCTACCGGAAAGCTGGTCAAGCGGCGGATCCTGGACAGCTACACCAGTGGAAGCGTCTCCTGA